Proteins co-encoded in one Pseudoliparis swirei isolate HS2019 ecotype Mariana Trench chromosome 7, NWPU_hadal_v1, whole genome shotgun sequence genomic window:
- the rfk gene encoding riboflavin kinase — MKSLPYFSRGEVIRGFGRGSKELGIPTANFSDAVVDTLPGDIGTGIYYGWACVGNGEVYKMVMSIGWNPYYKNTKKSMETHVIHTFKEDFYGEILSCVMVGYIRPERSYSSLEALIEAINNDIEEAKMKLELPEHLKLRDDNFFTSAPSPPLDLPPTSASTSQTIMNGH; from the exons ATGAAGAGCCTTCCGTATTTCAGCCGGGGAGAGGTCATCCGAGGCTTCGGCAGAGGAAGCAAGGAACTTGGAATCCCCACTG CCAACTTTTCTGATGCAGTGGTGGACACTCTTCCAGGAGATATAGGCACAGGGATCTACTACGGCTGGGCCTGTGTCGGTAATGGAGAAGTCTATAAGATGGTGATGAGCATTGGCTGGAACCCTTACTACAAAAACACCAAGAAGTCCATG GAGACTCATGTGATTCACACATTCAAAGAGGATTTTTATGGGGAGATTCTCAGTTGCGTCATGGTGGGCTACATCCGTCCAGAGAGAAGCTACAGCTCACTGG AAGCACTCATTGAAGCCATAAACAACGATATTGAGGAGGCCAAGATGAAGCTGGAGCTCCCAGAGCATCTCAAACTGAGAGACGACAACTTCTTCACCAGCGCTCCCAGCCCGCCGTTGGATCTGCCCCCCACCAGCGCATCCACATCACAGACTATTATGAATGGTCACTGA
- the LOC130197191 gene encoding enoyl-CoA delta isomerase 1, mitochondrial-like, which produces MWLKLYGSSMVTIAAINGSSPAGGCLMSMTCDYRIMADNPRHSVGLNETQLGIVAPFWARFTGKLRFFMQSAPGRHLLLNPQTSSPEQFRRISTRSLSSEQK; this is translated from the exons ATGTGGCTGAAACTCTACGGCTCCAGCATGGTCACCATAGCTGCAATCAAT GGCTCCAGTCCTGCAGGCGGCTGTCTCATGTCTATGACGTGTGACTACAGGATTATGGCGGACAACCCGCGTCACAGCGTCGGCCTCAATGAGACGCAGCTGGGCATCGTGGCGCCTTTTTG GGCCAGATTTACTGGGAAATTGCGTTTCTTTATGCAATCGGCTCCTGGACGGCACCTGCTGCTGAACCCCCAGACGAGCTCGCCGGAGCAGTTCAGGAGGATTTCTACGAGATCACTGAGCTCAGAGCAGAAATAA
- the LOC130196094 gene encoding putative per-hexamer repeat protein 5, which produces MEHSFYVSHHCYWFLSESEEYTQQGVRKSGTTIPPSLSRPVPLPGAPSRFPAGTGTGGPAETGRGTGKWDRPGRRRDRRTGRDGDRTGRDGDGKGGTAVGETEHLALYFSTFLASFQSGTTVSVSAGPPVPSPSPAETGNWSRPGRRNGKWDRLGRRNGKWDRLGRRRDRRTGRDGELESAGMETGQEDRPRRGTGVGRDGGTGSGTGWDGDGIGGPAETGNWSRPGWRPDRRTGRDGDRTGQDGDGKGGTAVGETEHLALYFSTFLASFQSGTTVSVSAGPPVPSPSPAETGNWSRPGRRNGKWDRLGRRNGKWDRLGRRRDRRTGRDGELESAGMETGQEDRPRRGTGVGRDGGTGSGTGWDGDGIGGPAETGNWSRPGWRPDRRTGRDRTGHREVGPARTETGKEDWPGWRQDRPGRRRERGNCSRRGRPSPSRPGLLSRLRHQPRRGTGVGRDGGTGSGTGWDGDGIGGPAETGNWSRPGQRNGKWDRLGRRRDRRTGRDGELESAGMETGQEDRPRQDGAQGSGTGQDGDGTGGLAGMETGPAETETGKGELQSSGTTVSVSGWEVGRAA; this is translated from the exons TCGGGGACGACCATCCCCCCGTCTCTGTCCCGGCCGGTCCCACTTCCCGGTGCTCCGTCCCGCTTCCCGGCTGGGACGGGGACAGGAGGACCGGCCGAGACAGGACGGGGCACAGGGAAGTGGGACCGGCcaggacggagacgggacaggaGGACTGGCCGGGATGGAGACAGGAccggccgggacggagacgggaaaGGGGGAACTGCAGTCGGCGAGACAGAGCACCTGGCTCTTTACTTTtctaccttccttgcctcctttcagTCGGGGACGACCGTCTCCGTCTCGGCCGGTCCtcctgtcccgtctccgtcaCCGGCCGAgacggggaactggagtcggccgggacggAGGAACGGGAAGTGGGACCGGCTGGGACGGAGGAACGGGAAGTGGGACCGGCTGGGACGGAGACGGGATAGGAGGACCGGCCGAgacggggaactggagtcggccgggaTGGAGACCGGACAGGAGGACCGGCCGAgacggggaactggagtcggccgggacggAGGAACGGGAAGTGGGACCGGCTGGGACGGAGACGGGATAGGAGGACCGGCCGAgacggggaactggagtcggccgggaTGGAGACCGGACAGGaggaccggccgggatggagacaGGACCGGCCAGGATGGAGACGGGAAAGGGGGAACTGCAGTCGGCGAGACAGAGCACCTGGCTCTTTACTTTtctaccttccttgcctcctttcagTCGGGGACGACCGTCTCCGTCTCGGCCGGTCCtcctgtcccgtctccgtcaCCGGCCGAgacggggaactggagtcggccgggacggAGGAACGGGAAGTGGGACCGGCTGGGACGGAGGAACGGGAAGTGGGACCGGCTGGGACGGAGACGGGATAGGAGGACCGGCCGAgacggggaactggagtcggccgggaTGGAGACCGGACAGGAGGACCGGCCGAgacggggaactggagtcggccgggacggAGGAACGGGAAGTGGGACCGGCTGGGACGGAGACGGGATAGGAGGACCAGCCGAgacggggaactggagtcggccgggaTGGAGACCGGACAGGAGGACCGGCCGAGACAGGACGGGGCACAGGGAAGTGGGACCGGCCAGGACGGAGACGGGAAAGGAGGACTGGCCGGGATGGAGACAGGAccggccgggacggagacgggaaaGGGGGAACTGCAGTCG TCGGGGACGACCGTCTCCGTCTCGGCCGGGCCtcctgtcccgtctccgtcaCCAGCCGAgacggggaactggagtcggccgggacggAGGAACTGGAAGTGGGACCGGCTGGGACGGAGACGGGATAGGAGGACCGGCCGAgacggggaactggagtcggccgggacAGAGGAACGGGAAGTGGGACCGGCTGGGACGGAGACGGGATAGGAGGACCGGCCGAgacggggaactggagtcggccgggaTGGAGACCGGACAGGAGGACCGGCCGAGACAGGACGGGGCACAGGGAAGTGGGACCGGCcaggacggagacgggacaggaGGACTGGCCGGGATGGAGACAGGACCAGCCGAGACGGAGACGGGAAAGGGGGAACTGCAGTCG TCGGGGACGACCGTCTCCGTCTCGGGTTGGGAGGTTGGGAGGGCTGCCTGA